One segment of Taeniopygia guttata chromosome 17, bTaeGut7.mat, whole genome shotgun sequence DNA contains the following:
- the SEC16A gene encoding protein transport protein Sec16A isoform X3 yields the protein MQQPPQPVPAGTAPPPPPTGVARNLYWRNSPLGKRANAAAAPVQPVTDPFAFGRQTPQGSPLENAPKGSAPLFPQPARAGDSPHGQHTSLSAPASQAGIGTSSFSSAPVPPPSLGYVVNSAAEGHPSADLGLRAAAVPLHYNPGAAVENSFGVHPGMVSAANKPGARQDVGRDPNDAAAAPNTAALFPPPPQQPGPQWRPVPGNLQSPVRNFVPYPEPSPQTDVHNISQPSVSTSHPPPHANVPQGPGHQGIPQNIAQAPLSAGCEKNGKNGPANSSHHMNSIQPGNVFRQNAEMTNPWSNQPYQEQFYPQPPLQGSGFVLPTAQENNPKNQSPAMSEMSNRSIPADRDPGTLSMFFKGDEAENEEILSSEKKYVMDKMEFDARQQNSASLYHQPVHPQQVATNILSQAQLGTVGEMAQKGMDVQYFPKLVSHQEAQAAKHSLFAGDGKAQIGDTAAGSQYENVENLECIQNQEVLPSEPQNINASSPAAGPDAYRYGSFPGQVLPKNAAVSHAEGGPNLEAPDSLPPPVWPDSVSSNYSSVSHRSASSSARPPEQVGTFIQQEIGKPDEESSASFFKQIDSSPLGGDAGELNLSKSYHGNLSQPPTPSPPKPTGVFQTSANSSFEPVRSHGVGIKPAEIDQAKMVVELRENHSNQKNIKKNTAVPAASPGNLEQPPDNLETIYMPQVHPGPLAGVGEAGNTLHSGPVVENVQSVSERRSSTRAQGAVKKCDSPATTLWAHNELPNFGGNVLLAPAAPAVYVPAKQTVEVIQPPEEGLSNQQPCKPGTIAVQHSQDGNTAFENLENPPKMGEEEALQSQASSGYASLLSSPPTESLQNQPILIAQPNQSYNLAQPINFSISLSNQLSNNENNQPMKDSGVGDKPAMGPQSSHAGGENMPLPVMQVGSLLVNALPNTNLLKHNLLQSPVNSSDAASNQPANLLMKTPLNLTPEGQKNVNGEGLVPEFASKPGTNSSVSPGTNLPSGSASGLVPPVNSIAQPNNSANQSSSKEAAGALDFTVPRTLEKSSTSNSVQVHNQSPSGAPVQQAAGGAGQAHPEVPDKQHFYQQVTKDVQHQAAADRAAQGALPPQPQMQAAQMQPPTSGQSSVPPDSQISTGAKAMQQGENQVLGSHAQPGGPQEAGSAQPRYEQMSPGKQPVSEQPPGAPAATAPPATTAQAVPPNGQQDLQRPPPAQTPQEAFGPPQNPYYYYRHPYDAYQAPYPPPYPPADPRTAAHLYYMEDSYGQYDPRYRHYDSSTAYMEPGSYRYPEPDRPSSRASHCSDRPSSRQGYTEDYYGKGGWSDYYSGYYPNSYDYGDPSRWERYPYDPRYRDPRSYDQRYWYDAEHNPYQKREAYPYGSRNERYEDNWRYDPRFTGSFDDDSEPQRDPYGDEFERRSVHSEHSGHSLRSSRSVHSHHSSFSSRSQQAVPLHPDYPYGGYDPSFDGQQPFTDYGYPAETGWSAVEQAPLRPSTPEKFSVPHICARFGPGGFLIKALPNLPSEGQPALVEIHSMETMLQHSPEQEEMRAFPGPLAKDETHKVDVINFAQSKAAQCFKNENLIDKESASLLWDFIVLLCRQNGTVVGTDLAELLLRDHKTVWLPGKSPNEANLIDFTNEALEQVEEESGEAQLSFLTDNLVTTVDSFEKETERFRELLLYGRKKDALESAMKHGLWGHALLLASKMDSRTHARVMTRFANSLPINDPLQTVYQLMSGRMPAASTCCGDEKWGDWRPHLAMVLSNLTNNVDLESRTIATMGDTLASKGLLDAAHFCYLMAQVGFGVYTRKTTKLVLIGSNHSLPFLKFATNEAIQRTEAYEYAQSLGSQPGCLPNFQVFKFIYACRLAEMGLAAQAFHYCEVISRTVLKDPHYYSPVLIGQLIQMSSQLRLFDPQIKEKPEQESFIEPSWLVTLRHVDGQIKEGAIAYNTDRSTPPPYECSTPSSELDRASQCDGAGGHDVGPGAENPLLASLLPNMAQQMQSVQLMPSVPQAVLDGSAAMIPPGDQGSVPFYPVAPQPLGPGPGFAPPGFSNPYGTEPSPLYLGTTLPPGGPPQEIEPQPEEQTNLETGMQRIAPESPSQNSFPEQREDDFYGRMANMGYGRRSRTTSESSAHSVGRERSNSAAKQPSPPPSAPAGKESKKETKKEAAPRKTGGTWFRWLMGKGKNEAHLPDDKNKSIVWDEQKQRWVNLDEPEEESKPPPPPPTGFPKAAQAAPPGPGGPPGASVNVFSRRAAGSRARYVDVLNPGGTKTSGAVPAPSDLFAPLAPMPIPANMFVPNSVPGESQPVEGSGAAEHTPAANQTNTDPAAAVEPEYLNPAALPPGSGLHVPNPDGSQSGELSRSSSMSSLSREVSQHFNQPATVPPSGAPSAGAVPFYNPSQFAQSPAATGSSRLGRIGQRKYPTLK from the exons ATGCAGCAGCCCCCGCAGCCCGTCCCTGCAGGGaccgctcctcctcctcctcccaccgGCGTGGCCCGCAACCTGTACTGGAGGAACAGCCCCCTCGGCAAGCGGGCCAACGCTGCAGCTGCACCGGTGCAGCCCGTGACAGACCCGTTTGCCTTCGGCAGGCAAACCCCGCAGGGCTCCCCTTTGGAGAATGCACCCAAGGGCAGCGCGCCGCTCTTCCCGCAGCCAGCCCGCGCCGGGGACAGCCCTCATGGACAGCACACCTCTCTGTCAGCTCCCGCCTCGCAGGCAGGGATTGGCACCAGTAGCTTTTCCAGTGCTCCAGTTCCTCCTCCGTCCCTGGGGTATGTTGTAAATAGTGCTGCAGAAGGGCATCCCAGCGCCGATCTCGGACTCCGTGCGGCCGCAGTGCCGTTGCATTATaacccaggagcagcagtggaaaATTCTTTCGGTGTGCATCCTGGAATGGTGTCTGCAGCGAACAAACCTGGAGCTAGACAGGATGTTGGCAGAGATCCAAAtgatgcagctgcagcacccaaCACAGCAGCACTCTTcccaccacctccccagcagCCTGGGCCCCAGTGGAGGCCTGTCCCAGGGAATCTGCAGTCTCCAGTTCGGAATTTTGTGCCCTATCCTGAGCCGTCTCCTCAGACTGACGTTCATAACATTTCTCAGCCTTCCGTCAGCACTTCTCACCCTCCTCCTCACGCAAATGTCCCGCAGGGTCCTGGACACCAAGGTATTCCACAAAACATCGCGCAAGCGCCTTTATCCGCTGGTTGTGAGAAGAATGGCAAAAATGGCCCTGCAAACAGCAGTCATCACATGAACAGCATCCAGCCTGGAAATGTGTTTAGGCAGAACGCAGAAATGACTAACCCTTGGTCAAACCAACCTTACCAGGAACAGTTTTACCCACAGCCACCTTTGCAAGGCTCTGGTTTTGTCCTccccacagctcaggaaaacaaccccaaaaaccagTCTCCAGCTATGTCTGAAATGTCAAACAGATCTATTCCTGCAGATCGAGATCCAGGAACTCTCTCCATGTTTTTCAAAGGGGATGAggcagaaaatgaagaaatactttcatctgaaaaaaaatacgTAATGGATAAAATGGAGTTTGATGCCCGTCAGCAAAATTCAGCCTCCTTGTATCACCAGCCTGTGCATCCTCAGCAGGTTGCAACCAATATTCTCTCTCAGGCACAGCTGGGTACAGTTGGTGAGATGGCACAGAAAGGAATGGATGTCCAGTACTTCCCTAAACTTGTCAGTCATCAGGAGGCACAGGCTGCTAAGCACTCTCTGTTTGCTGGGGATGGCAAGGCACAGATAGGTGACACAGCTGCTGGGTCCCAGTATGAAAACGTGGAGAACCTGGAGTGCATTCAGAATCAGGAAGTGCTGCCAAGTGAACCACAGAACATTAACGCTTCATCCCCTGCTGCTGGTCCCGATGCGTACAGGTACGGGTCCTTCCCGGGTCAGGTGCTTCCCAAGAACGCTGCTGTGAGCCATGCTGAAGGAGGACCAAACTTGGAGGCACCTGATTCCTTACCTCCCCCTGTCTGGCCAGACAGCGTCTCCTCCAACTACAGCAGCGTCAGCCACAGGAGCGCCTCCAGCTCAGCACGGCCCCCGGAGCAGGTCGGTACATTTATCCAGCAGGAAATTGGGAAGCCTGATGAGGAATCCTCTGCCAGCTTCTTCAAACAGATTGACTCCTCTCCTCTGGGAGGTGATGCAGGTGAGCTAAACCTGAGCAAGAGCTACCATGGCAATCTGTCCCAGCCTCCCACTCCAAGTCCTCCTAAGCCTACAGGAGTGTTTCAGACAAGTGCAAATAGTTCCTTTGAACCTGTGAGGTCCCATGGAGTTGGTATAAAACCTGCAGAGATTGACCAAGCAAAGATGGTGGTTGAATTAAGAGAGAACCACTCAAACCAAAAGAATATCAAGAAGAATACAGCAGTACCTGCTGCATCCCCTGGAAATCTTGAACAGCCACCAGATAATCTGGAAACCATTTACATGCCTCAGGTACACCCCGGGCCTCTTGCAGGCGTTGGGGAGGCTGGAAACACGCTGCACTCTGGACCTGTTGTGGAAAATGTACAATCAGTATCTGAGAGACGGTCCTCAACCAGAGCTCAGGGAGCAGTTAAGAAGTGTGATAGCCCAGCAACAACTTTATGGGCTCACAATGAGTTaccaaattttgggggaaatgttCTCctagctcctgctgctcctgcagtgtACGTACCTGCCAAACAGACTGTGGAAGTCATTCAGCCACCAGAGGAAGGCCTGTCTAATCAGCAGCCATGTAAACCAGGGACTATTGCTGTGCAGCACTCCCAGGATGGAAATACAGCTTTTGAAAATCTTGAGAATCCTCCCAaaatgggagaagaagaagcacTTCAGTCTCAGGCAAGTTCTGGTTATGCAAGTTTATTGTCTTCTCCACCTACAGAGTCTTTGCAAAATCAGCCTATCCTGATTGCTCAGCCTAATCAAAGCTATAACTTGGCTCAGccaattaatttttctatttctctatCTAATCAGCTAAGCAACAATGAAAACAATCAGCCAATGAAGGACTCTGGAGTTGGGGACAAGCCTGCGATGGGTCCCCAAAGTTCACATGCTGGTGGGGAAAACATGCCGTTACCTGTGATGCAAGTTGGATCTCTCTTAGTTAATGCACTTCCAAATACTAATCTgttaaaacataatttattaCAAAGTCCTGTTAATTCTTCTGATGCTGCTTCTAATCAGCCTGCAAACTTGCTTATGAAAACTCCTCTTAATTTGACTCCAGAAGGGCAGAAGAATGTTAATGGGGAAGGCCTTGTTCCTGAATTTGCTAGCAAGCCGGGGACTAACTCATCTGTTTCTCCTGGGACAAATCTTCCCAGTGGAAGTGCAAGTGGCCTAGTCCCCCCTGTTAATTCCATAGCACAGCCTAATAATTCTGCAAATCAATCAAGTAGCAAAGAAGCTGCTGGAGCGCTGGACTTCACAGTGCCACGGACGTTGgagaaaagcagcacaagtaATTCTGTCCAGGTGCACAATCAGTCACCCTCTGGTGCTCCAGTCCAACAGGCGGCCGGTGGTGCTGGTCAGGCACATCCCGAGGTGCCTGACAAACAACATTTCTATCAACAGGTGACAAAAGATGTGCAGCACCAGGCTGCAGCAGACCGAGCTGCACAGGGAGCGCTGCCACCCCAACCACAAATGCAAGCAGCTCAAATGCAGCCACCGACATCTGGGCAGTCCTCAGTTCCTCCAGACTCCCAGATTTCCACAGGGGCTAAAGCCATGCAGCAGGGGGAGAACCAGGTGCTGGGTAGCCATGCCCAGCCAGGGGGGCCCCAAGAGGCTGGTTCAGCCCAGCCAAGGTACGAGCAGATGAGTCCCGGGAAGCAGCCGGTGTCAGAACAGCCTCCAGGTGCTCCAGctgccacagcccctcctgccaccaCTGCTCAGGCAGTGCCACCCAACGGGCAGCAAGACCTGCAGCGTCCACCCCCTGCTCAGACCCCTCAGGAAGCCTTTGGTCCACCCCAGAACCCTTACTACTACTACAGACATCCTTACGATGCTTACCAGGCCCCATATCCGCCACCTTATCCTCCTGCAGACCCCAGGACAGCAGCTCACCTTTATTACATG GAGGACAGCTATGGGCAGTACGACCCCCGGTACCGACACTACGACAGCAGCACTGCCTACATGGAGCCCGGGAGTTACCGCTACCCCGAGCCTGACCGGCCCAGCTCCAGGGCCAGCCACTGCTCTGACAGACCTTCCTCCAG GCAAGGGTATACAGAAGATTATTATGGAAAAGGTGGATGGAGTGATTATTATTCAGGCTACTACCCAAACTCCTATGATTATGGAG atCCAAGTCGCTGGGAGCGATACCCGTATGACCCCAGGTACAGAGACCCGAGAAGTTATGACCAGAGGTACTGGTATGATGCTGAACACAACCCTTACCAGAAGAGAGAAGCATATCCATATGGCAGCAG GAACGAGCGATACGAGGATAACTGGAGGTACGATCCCCGTTTCACCGGGAGCTTTGACGACGACTCGGAGCCGCAGCGGGATCCCTACGGGGACGAGTTTGAGCGGCGCAGTGTCCACAGCGAGCACTCGGGCCACAGCCTGCGCAGCTCCCGCAGCGTCCACAGCCACCACAGCAGCTTCAGCTCTCGCTCCCAGCAg GCAGTGCCCCTGCACCCAGATTATCCCTACGGAGGCTATGATCCCAGCTTTGATGGACAGCAGCCTTTCACAGACTATGGCTACCCTGCTGAGACAGGCTGGTCAGCTGTGGAACAAG CACCTTTAAGACCCTCAACACCTGAGAAATTTTCAGTGCCTCATATCTGTGCCAGGTTTGGGCCTGGGGGCTTCTTAATAAAAGCGCTGCCAAACCTGCCTTCTGAGGGTCAGCCAGCTCTGGTTGAAATCCACAGCATGGAG ACTATGTTACAACATTCTCCAGAGCAAGAAGAGATGAGAGCCTTCCCTGGTCCTCTTGCTAA ggatgaGACCCATAAAGTGGATGTTATTAATTTTGCACAAAGTAAAGCTGCTCAGTGCTTTaagaatgaaaatttaattGACAAAGAATCTGCAAGTCTTCTTTGGGACTTTATTGTACTGTTGTGCAGGCAGAATGGG ACTGTTGTGGGAACAGACCTGGCTGAACTTCTGCTCCGAGATCACAAAACAGTGTGGCTTCCTGGGAAGTCCCCTAATGAGGCAAATTTGATTGATTTCACTAATGAGGCATTGGAACAAGTGGAAGAGGAATCTGGTGAAGCCCAGCTCTCGTTTCTCACTGATAATCTTGTAACCACAGTTGACAGTTTTGAGAAGGAGACTGAGAGATTCAGGGAGTTGCTGCTTTATGGCCGTAAGAAA GATGCTTTGGAGTCTGCCATGAAGCATGGTTTGTGGGGTCATGCTCTGCTCCTTGCCAGCAAAATGGACAGCAGAACACATGCTAGAGTGATGACCAG ATTTGCCAACAGTCTCCCAATTAATGACCCTCTGCAGACTGTTTACCAGCTCATGTCTGGAAGGATGCCAGCTGCATCCACG TGCTGTGGAGATGAGAAATGGGGAGACTGGAGGCCTCATCTGGCAATGGTGTTATCCAACTTGACTAATAATGTGGACTTGGAATCCAGGACCATTGCAACCATGGGAGACACTCTTG CTTCTAAAGGCCTGCTGGATGCTGCTCATTTTTGTTACCTTATGGCCCAAGTTGGGTTTGGAGTTTACACAAGGAAGACAACAAAGCTTGTCCTAATTGGATCAAATCACAG CTTGCCATTTTTAAAGTTTGCCACCAATGAAGCCATTCAAAGAACAGAAGCCTATGAGTACGCACAGTCACTAGGAAGTCAGCCTGGCTGCTTGCCCAATTTCCAG GTTTTCAAGTTCATCTATGCCTGTCGGCTGGCTGAGATGGGCCTTGCTGCCCAGGCTTTCCACTACTGCGAAGTGATTTCCAGAACTGTCCTCAAAGATCCACACTACTATTCCCCTGTGCTGATTGGCCAGCTAATCCAG ATGTCATCCCAGCTGCGCCTGTTTGACCCtcagataaaagaaaaaccagAGCAGGAATCTTTTATTGAACCCTCCTGGTTGGTGACACTTCGACATGTGGATGGACAGATCAAG gagggTGCAATAGCCTATAACACAGACAGATCCACTCCCCCTCCCTACGAAtgcagcactcccagctctgAACTGGACCGTGCCAGTCAGTGTGATGGGGCAGGTGGCCATGACGTGGGGCCAGGTGCTGAAAATCCCTTGCTGGCATCCTTGTTACCCAATATGGCTCAGCAGATGCAGAGCGTGCAGCTGATGCCTTCAG TACCTCAGGCTGTCCTTGATGGCTCAGCTGCCATGATTCCTCCTGGTGACCAGGGAAGTGTCCCCTTCTACCCAGTGGCTCCTCAGCCTCTTGGCCCAGGACCTGGCTTTGCACCTCCAGGATTTTCAAATCCCTATGGAACTGAACCATCCCCACTGTATTTAGGGACAACACTACCCCCAGGAGGGCCACCACAAGAAATAGAACCACAGCCAGAAGAGCAGACAAACCTGGAAACAG gaatgcaGAGAATTGCCCCAGAGTCTCCTTCACAAAACTCCTTCCCTGAACAGAGAGAGGATGATTTCTATGGCAGAATGGCTAACATG GGCTATGGGCGAAGGTCCCGAACAACCTCAGAGTCCTCTGCTCATTCTGTGGGACGAGAGAGATCCAACTCTGCAGCAAAACaaccctctcctcctccctctgctcctgcagggaaagagagtaaaaaagaaacaaaaaaggaggCAGCACCCAGAAAG aCTGGTGGAACCTGGTTTCGCTGGCTGATGGGAAAAGGCAAGAATGAGGCTCACCTGCCAGATGACAAGAATAAATCA ATTGTTTGGGATGAGCAGAAACAACGTTGGGTAAATCTGGATGAACCAGAAGAAGAG AGTAAACCTCCTCCACCACCTCCAACAGGATTTCCTAAAGCTGCTCAGGCTGCTCCCCCTGGGCCTGGAGGCCCCCCTGGTGCCTCTGTCAACGTgttctccaggagagcag ctgggagcagagcccgttATGTGGATGTCCTGAATCCAGGAGGAACCAAGACAAGTGGTGCTGTTCCTGCACCATCAGACCTGTTTGCCCCTCTGGCACCAATGCCCATTCCTGCCAACATGTTTGTTCCAAACTCAG TTCCAGGGGAATCCCAGCCTGTGGAGGGGAgtggagcagcagagcacacaCCAGctgcaaaccaaaccaacacagaccctgctgcagctgtggagcCAGAG TACTTAAACCCTGCAGCCCTTCCTCCTGGATCTGGACTTCATGTTCCCAACCCTGATGGCTCCCAGTCAGGCGAG CTTTCGCGCTCTAGTTCAATGAGTTCATTATCACGTGAAGTAAGCCAGCATTTTAATCAG ccTGCCACTGTTCCACCCTCGGGGGCACCTTCAGCAGGGGCGGTACCGTTCTACAACCCCTCTCAATTTGCACAA TCTCCTGCAGCCACTGGAAGTTCAAGACTGGGAAGAATTGGACAGAGGAAGTATCCAACACTGAAGTAG